The Rhododendron vialii isolate Sample 1 chromosome 6a, ASM3025357v1 genome includes a window with the following:
- the LOC131328955 gene encoding rho GDP-dissociation inhibitor 1-like isoform X2 codes for MSSSTVGAVSNSKNMGFDVEKEVGEKSGVEESGDERVGNVKRSMSEEASFCATEDDDEDEDEEGRSKIQLGPQYTLKEQLEKDKDDESLRRWKEQLLGSVDVSNVGEALEPEVKILSLSILSPNRPEIVLPIPEDGNPKGLWFTLKEVDSTKEMLGTFSPQQEHYTHVIPEETTPSGFFARGSYSARSKFVDDDNKCYLEIHYTFDIQKDWATP; via the exons ATGTCTTCCAGTACCGTTGGAGCTGTTTCTAACTCCAAGAACATGGGGTTTGATGTGGAAAAGGAGGTTGGAGAGAAGAGTGGAGTTGAAGAGAGTGGTGATGAAAGGGTAGGGAATGTCAAGAGAAGCATGAGTGAGGAGGCGTCTTTTTGTGCAactgaagatgatgatgaagatgaagatgaggaAGGAAGAAGTAAAATCCAACTTGGTCCTCAGTATACCCTTAAAGAACAGCTTGAGAAAGATAAG GATGATGAGAGTCTAAGGAGGTGGAAGGAACAGCTCCTTGGGAGTGTGGATGTGAGCAATGTTGGAG AAGCACTGGAACCGGAAGTGAAGATCCTCAGTCTTTCAATCCTCTCCCCAAACAGACCAGAAATTGTTCTTCCTATTCCTGAAGATGGAAACCCCAAAGGCTTGTGGTTTACTTTGAAAGAAG TGGACAGCACAAAAGAAATGCTTGGAACCTTTAGTCCACAGCAAGAGCATTACACACATGTGATACCCGAAGAGACCACCCCCTCCGGCTTTTTTGCTAGAGGTTCATATTCTGCAAGATCGAAG tttgttGATGATGATAACAAATGCTACTTGGAGATTCACTACACATTTGACATCCAGAAGGATTGGGCCACACCTTAA
- the LOC131328955 gene encoding rho GDP-dissociation inhibitor 1-like isoform X1, whose protein sequence is MSSSTVGAVSNSKNMGFDVEKEVGEKSGVEESGDERVGNVKRSMSEEASFCATEDDDEDEDEEGRSKIQLGPQYTLKEQLEKDKDDESLRRWKEQLLGSVDVSNVGEALEPEVKILSLSILSPNRPEIVLPIPEDGNPKGLWFTLKEGSRYSLRFSFQVKNNIVSGLKYTNMVWKTGLKVDSTKEMLGTFSPQQEHYTHVIPEETTPSGFFARGSYSARSKFVDDDNKCYLEIHYTFDIQKDWATP, encoded by the exons ATGTCTTCCAGTACCGTTGGAGCTGTTTCTAACTCCAAGAACATGGGGTTTGATGTGGAAAAGGAGGTTGGAGAGAAGAGTGGAGTTGAAGAGAGTGGTGATGAAAGGGTAGGGAATGTCAAGAGAAGCATGAGTGAGGAGGCGTCTTTTTGTGCAactgaagatgatgatgaagatgaagatgaggaAGGAAGAAGTAAAATCCAACTTGGTCCTCAGTATACCCTTAAAGAACAGCTTGAGAAAGATAAG GATGATGAGAGTCTAAGGAGGTGGAAGGAACAGCTCCTTGGGAGTGTGGATGTGAGCAATGTTGGAG AAGCACTGGAACCGGAAGTGAAGATCCTCAGTCTTTCAATCCTCTCCCCAAACAGACCAGAAATTGTTCTTCCTATTCCTGAAGATGGAAACCCCAAAGGCTTGTGGTTTACTTTGAAAGAAGGTAGTCGATACAGCTTGAGATTCTCTTTCCAAGTCAAGAATAACATTGTATCCGGGCTTAAGTACACTAACATGGTTTGGAAAACTGGTTTGAAAG TGGACAGCACAAAAGAAATGCTTGGAACCTTTAGTCCACAGCAAGAGCATTACACACATGTGATACCCGAAGAGACCACCCCCTCCGGCTTTTTTGCTAGAGGTTCATATTCTGCAAGATCGAAG tttgttGATGATGATAACAAATGCTACTTGGAGATTCACTACACATTTGACATCCAGAAGGATTGGGCCACACCTTAA